CGTGTAGCCGCCGCCGGGCTGCGGCGTCCACACGGCTGGTTCTCCCAGGTCGAAGGGGAGCCCACCGTCGTGCACCATCCCGACGACCACGCCGGCGTCGTTGACGTCGAGCGCCGAGCCGGTCAGGTAGCCACTGGGAAGGGGCAGCGTGGTCACGCCGTCTTCGAGAGTGGCGAGGAAGGGCTGCAGGAAGCCGGCGACCACCTGATCGCCGACGAAGTGTCCGGCGTCACTCGCTCCGCGAAGGGTGGTCGTGGTCTCGTAGGTGAACACGACGTCCAGGCGGTAGCTCGGGACGACGGCGCGGGCGGAATGTGCCGAGAGGCACAGAAGGGCGAGAAGGAGAAGGGTTCGCGTTCGATTCATGGCGATCCGATCATGGTCTGGGCACGAGGCCACTCAGGGGACACGAGGCTCGGGTCGTCGGGGACGGGCGCGAATGGTCCCGCTCGGACGGGCGACCCGACGGTTTCGGCCGGGAAGAAAAGGGACGACGGAGGCCGGACCGGCGCTTCATTCGGCCAGCGTCATGCTTCGCGAGAGGACGTCGCCGCCGACGATCAATCGTGTGCGGTAGACGCCCGAGGCCACCGGCGCGCCCGCGTCGTCGCGGCCGTTCCACGTGACCTCGTGCCGGCCCGGCGTGCGCGGGCCGTCGACGAGCGTCCGGACGCGCCGGCCGCGCAGGTCGACGATCTCCAACCGCACCGATTCGCCGCGGTCGAGTTCGAAGCGGATCTGCGTGCTCGGGTTGAAGGGATTGGGGACGTTCGTGAGCAAGCGCGCGTCGGCCACGGCCGGCGGGGCGGACGTCGCGGCCGCCTCTTCGAAGGTGATGCTACTGTTGTAGATCCGGTCGCCGGAGGTGGAGAAGTTGCCGTTCGCGGCGTTGCCCGCGAACCACAGTGTGACCGCACCCGTGCCCTCGGCAGGTGCGACCCAGTCGAAACTCCACTCGTTCGAAGCGGTCTGGCCGAGGGCCGTTCCACTCGACGTGTGCTTGACGTACTCGCGGCCCGTGCCCGCGGTCGAGGTCTGGGTGTTGGTGTCGACCGACACGAGATCGCCGGTGGCAGCGTTCGCGGCGTCCAACGACGTCAGCTCGAATCCCCAGCGCGAAGCGTCGGGATCGGACAGGGCCACGCGCAGCCGATAGGTCTGCCCGGGCTCGTACCCCTCGGCGGGGCCGTCGAGCACGGTGAGCGTGCCGGACCCGGAGTTCAACGGGAAGGACGCGTGGCAGGCGGTGCAGGTCCCTTCACCGGGCGCACCGGTGCGACCGTCGGGTGGTCCGCCCGAGAAGGCGTGCACCATCGACGGCACCACCAGGCTCAGACCGAGAAGGGCGAAGAACG
The genomic region above belongs to Candidatus Krumholzibacteriia bacterium and contains:
- a CDS encoding choice-of-anchor V domain-containing protein, which gives rise to MVPGHLRFPFFALLGLSLVVPSMVHAFSGGPPDGRTGAPGEGTCTACHASFPLNSGSGTLTVLDGPAEGYEPGQTYRLRVALSDPDASRWGFELTSLDAANAATGDLVSVDTNTQTSTAGTGREYVKHTSSGTALGQTASNEWSFDWVAPAEGTGAVTLWFAGNAANGNFSTSGDRIYNSSITFEEAAATSAPPAVADARLLTNVPNPFNPSTQIRFELDRGESVRLEIVDLRGRRVRTLVDGPRTPGRHEVTWNGRDDAGAPVASGVYRTRLIVGGDVLSRSMTLAE